One Candidatus Culexarchaeum yellowstonense genomic region harbors:
- a CDS encoding DUF5518 domain-containing protein — MLKLIYDEYGGIGTGIAAGIALMIIFGWIPIIGPITAGMVAGILTKDDAGRGALAGFLSGVIGATIESVLLTTLGFAFLGSLGAFIGGLASLTALISLPLFGLIGGLIGGVMVRRKR; from the coding sequence ATGTTGAAACTCATTTATGATGAATATGGAGGAATAGGTACTGGTATTGCTGCAGGTATTGCCTTAATGATCATTTTCGGATGGATACCAATTATAGGTCCAATCACAGCTGGTATGGTTGCAGGAATCCTTACTAAGGACGATGCTGGCAGAGGCGCTTTAGCAGGATTTCTAAGCGGTGTAATTGGGGCAACAATAGAAAGTGTTTTGTTAACAACCTTAGGATTCGCATTCCTTGGATCCTTAGGTGCCTTTATTGGAGGATTAGCAAGCTTAACTGCATTAATCTCCCTCCCCCTATTCGGACTGATAGGCGGATTAATAGGTGGAGTAATGGTAAGGAGGAAGAGGTAA
- a CDS encoding formate/nitrite transporter family protein, with product MPLKSPPEIASAICKVGVEKSKLPLGKMFVLGMLAGVYIGFGCQLMITVTQDLASISLGLSQLLGGAVFSVGLMLVVIAGAELFTGNCLMTIPLCSGEIDWRGLTRNWIIVYISNFIGSVLLASIVFLSGLYSMGNYAVGVRAISIANMKVNLPFIQALMRGIGCNWLVCLAVWLANSSDTVTGKILSCIFPIMAFVAIGFEHSVANMYFIPMGIFLKGIPEIMARVREPITNLTWEGFLCNNLLPVTIGNIIGGGFFVGMLYWYAYLRK from the coding sequence ATGCCATTAAAATCTCCACCTGAAATTGCGAGTGCCATATGTAAAGTTGGGGTAGAGAAATCCAAACTACCTTTGGGCAAGATGTTTGTACTTGGAATGCTTGCTGGAGTTTATATAGGTTTTGGATGCCAATTGATGATAACTGTAACGCAGGATTTGGCTTCAATCAGCCTCGGCCTTTCACAATTGTTGGGTGGAGCAGTATTCTCAGTGGGCTTGATGCTTGTCGTGATCGCTGGAGCTGAACTTTTTACGGGTAATTGCCTAATGACGATACCGCTCTGTAGTGGAGAAATAGATTGGAGGGGGCTGACTAGGAATTGGATAATCGTTTACATATCGAATTTCATAGGATCTGTATTGCTTGCCTCCATAGTTTTCCTTAGTGGACTGTATTCGATGGGGAATTATGCTGTTGGTGTAAGGGCTATTTCAATAGCAAACATGAAGGTGAACCTTCCATTCATACAGGCGTTAATGAGGGGGATTGGATGCAATTGGCTCGTTTGCTTAGCAGTTTGGCTTGCAAACTCATCAGATACCGTAACTGGTAAAATACTCTCCTGCATATTCCCAATAATGGCTTTCGTTGCAATTGGATTTGAACATAGCGTCGCTAATATGTACTTCATTCCAATGGGGATTTTCCTAAAGGGGATTCCTGAAATTATGGCTAGAGTTAGAGAGCCCATAACCAACCTCACATGGGAGGGCTTCTTATGCAACAATCTCCTACCAGTAACCATTGGGAATATTATTGGAGGCGGCTTTTTCGTTGGAATGCTCTATTGGTATGCATACTTAAGGAAATGA
- a CDS encoding arginine--tRNA ligase: protein MVEYNPFGKFRFECSDAVSRVLSGIGVSVSNIFLERPPSGISAEMAFPTFSLAKSLGVSPMDLALKISRGIDLSNYSLIGGVEPSGGYVNFRVNYQKLASLTFESIEVLDYNYGFIPVDKPLRIVVEHTSANPIHPLHIGAGRNAILGDSLARLLNGVGHKVRTHFYIDDVGLQVSIAAYGFMGIRDRVKVNLKPDHFIGLVYAITNCLVEIRRLKDRLAALKSSQNPNPDEISKLNAELSEWVSVADELRGRSPELFDALLDYVNSDADPSSSINKLDLDYERGADYAKKVIRDLCNMVIEGFKETLSKINVHHEFWDWESDVVWSGDVGRVLEKLKGTGYLKFNGVWVFDVESACRSLGLKKLFKVDEHHELPELVLTRSDGRTLYTTRDIAYTIRQFRDADMVIHVIGNEQSLAQLQLRIALACMGLMDYALNLLHYSYELVHLPGFKMSSRRGRYVDLDGLLNEAVERCKVEVLKRNPGLDMSEVENIARVVAVGAIRYAMLSVSPSKRIVFDWSRVLDFDQNSGPFIQYAHARAYNIMVKVDWDYSNYDAGKLVDPLECKLILDLAMFPEVVSDAVSKLSFESLCAYLNDLAMDFNLFYDKLPVLKCGDEGLRNARVMLVKSVMKTLRNGLGILGVEAPKRM from the coding sequence ATGGTTGAATACAATCCGTTTGGGAAGTTTAGGTTTGAATGTTCTGATGCGGTTTCGAGGGTTTTGAGTGGGATTGGTGTTAGTGTTTCAAATATATTTTTGGAGAGACCTCCCAGTGGTATTTCAGCTGAAATGGCTTTCCCCACCTTTTCATTGGCTAAATCATTGGGCGTAAGCCCTATGGATCTTGCTTTAAAGATATCTAGGGGGATTGATCTATCCAATTATAGTCTTATAGGTGGGGTTGAGCCTTCCGGTGGATATGTGAATTTTAGGGTTAATTATCAGAAGCTTGCATCCTTAACCTTTGAATCCATTGAAGTTTTAGATTACAATTATGGCTTCATTCCTGTGGATAAGCCTCTTAGGATTGTTGTGGAGCATACCAGTGCCAATCCCATACATCCACTTCACATAGGTGCTGGTAGGAATGCTATTTTGGGGGATAGTTTGGCTAGGCTTTTGAATGGTGTTGGCCATAAGGTTAGGACTCACTTCTACATAGATGATGTTGGCCTTCAAGTTTCAATAGCGGCATATGGGTTTATGGGTATTAGGGATAGGGTTAAAGTGAATTTGAAGCCAGATCACTTCATAGGTTTAGTTTACGCCATAACCAATTGCCTAGTTGAGATTAGGAGGTTGAAGGATAGATTGGCAGCTTTGAAATCTTCACAGAATCCAAATCCAGATGAGATTTCAAAGTTGAATGCTGAACTTTCTGAGTGGGTTTCAGTTGCCGATGAGTTGAGGGGTAGGAGTCCTGAACTCTTTGATGCATTGCTGGATTACGTTAACTCTGATGCTGACCCATCATCCTCAATAAATAAGCTTGATTTGGATTATGAGCGTGGAGCTGATTATGCTAAGAAGGTTATACGTGATCTTTGCAATATGGTTATTGAGGGGTTTAAGGAGACTCTTTCAAAGATAAATGTTCATCATGAATTCTGGGATTGGGAGAGTGATGTGGTTTGGAGTGGGGATGTGGGTAGGGTTTTGGAGAAGCTTAAGGGTACTGGATACCTGAAGTTTAATGGTGTATGGGTATTTGATGTGGAGTCTGCATGTAGAAGTTTGGGTTTGAAGAAGCTTTTTAAAGTTGATGAGCATCATGAGCTTCCAGAACTCGTTTTAACGAGGTCTGATGGTAGAACCCTGTACACCACTAGGGATATAGCTTACACGATAAGGCAGTTTAGGGATGCTGATATGGTTATACATGTTATTGGGAATGAGCAGTCTCTAGCTCAACTTCAATTGAGAATTGCATTGGCATGTATGGGTTTAATGGATTACGCTCTAAACCTACTGCACTACTCCTATGAGCTGGTTCATCTACCTGGATTCAAAATGTCCAGTAGGCGTGGTAGATATGTGGATCTTGATGGATTGCTCAATGAAGCTGTTGAGAGATGTAAGGTTGAGGTTTTGAAGAGGAATCCCGGTTTGGATATGTCTGAAGTTGAGAATATAGCTAGGGTTGTGGCTGTTGGCGCTATACGTTATGCCATGCTCTCAGTATCGCCAAGTAAGAGGATAGTTTTTGATTGGAGTAGGGTTTTGGATTTCGATCAGAATAGTGGTCCATTCATACAGTATGCCCATGCAAGGGCATATAATATCATGGTTAAGGTGGATTGGGATTACAGCAATTATGATGCTGGTAAGCTTGTGGATCCTTTGGAGTGTAAATTGATTCTGGATTTAGCCATGTTCCCTGAAGTCGTTTCAGATGCTGTTTCAAAATTGAGTTTCGAATCCCTCTGCGCATATCTAAACGATTTAGCCATGGATTTCAATTTATTCTATGATAAGCTTCCAGTTTTAAAGTGCGGTGATGAGGGGTTGAGGAATGCTAGGGTTATGCTCGTTAAATCGGTTATGAAGACTCTTAGAAATGGTTTAGGGATTCTTGGTGTAGAGGCTCCTAAGAGAATGTAG
- a CDS encoding MFS transporter, producing the protein MGFRNLSRASLITFILLSLVSLFADMTYEGARSISGAYLEVLSATAVFASLASIGEFLGYIMRFVSGILAGYFKSSKGYWGLTFMGYILNLMVVPLLAFSGQWQIAILLIFLERMGKGLRTPTRDVILSEVTEEIGRGKAFGLHEALDQAGAVLGPLIVSVVLFRSNSYALAFLVLAFPAMASILFLLGAYMKYPRVKAAEEAIPLSKSGAVLNDVFWLYTISMSIVAFGFIHWINVSYIFKAENILPDYLISTMYLVAMLVDGLLAFPVGLIYDKIGLVSLLITPVSAALIVPMIFMKSFVSVLFASIFWGVVMGIYESTARAAIADILPPEGRAYGYGVFGLFYGTAWMAGTIAYGYLYQNLTSYLSLFTIFIESIALIILLITVKRFKDFKGK; encoded by the coding sequence ATGGGCTTTCGAAATCTAAGTAGGGCATCTTTAATAACGTTTATCTTGCTATCCCTAGTCTCTCTTTTCGCTGATATGACTTATGAGGGGGCTAGGTCTATTTCCGGGGCATACTTAGAAGTGCTTAGCGCCACCGCTGTTTTTGCAAGCCTAGCCAGTATTGGTGAGTTTTTAGGATACATCATGAGATTTGTTAGTGGTATTTTGGCAGGATATTTTAAGTCAAGTAAGGGTTATTGGGGATTAACCTTTATGGGTTATATATTAAATTTGATGGTTGTCCCCCTCCTAGCCTTCTCCGGCCAATGGCAAATAGCAATCCTCCTCATATTCTTAGAGAGGATGGGTAAGGGGTTGAGAACACCTACTAGAGATGTTATATTATCGGAAGTTACTGAGGAGATTGGTAGGGGTAAAGCTTTTGGGCTTCATGAAGCTCTTGATCAAGCAGGAGCAGTTTTAGGGCCTTTAATAGTTTCAGTGGTACTCTTTAGAAGCAATAGTTATGCATTGGCTTTTCTAGTATTAGCGTTTCCAGCAATGGCTTCTATACTATTTCTTTTGGGTGCATATATGAAATATCCTAGGGTTAAGGCGGCTGAGGAGGCTATTCCACTTTCAAAGAGTGGGGCTGTTCTCAATGATGTTTTCTGGCTTTATACTATTTCTATGTCTATTGTGGCCTTTGGCTTCATTCATTGGATTAATGTGTCATATATCTTTAAGGCAGAAAATATACTACCCGATTATTTGATATCCACAATGTACCTAGTAGCCATGCTTGTTGATGGTCTCCTAGCATTTCCAGTTGGATTGATATATGATAAAATTGGTTTAGTATCATTACTCATAACGCCAGTATCCGCTGCATTGATAGTTCCAATGATCTTTATGAAGAGCTTTGTTTCAGTGTTGTTTGCAAGTATCTTTTGGGGTGTTGTGATGGGGATATATGAGAGTACTGCACGTGCAGCAATAGCCGACATCTTACCACCTGAGGGAAGGGCATATGGTTATGGTGTTTTCGGCTTATTTTATGGGACAGCTTGGATGGCTGGAACAATAGCTTATGGTTATCTCTACCAAAATCTTACCAGCTATCTATCATTATTCACCATATTCATCGAATCAATAGCACTCATAATACTGCTCATTACCGTGAAACGATTTAAAGATTTCAAAGGTAAATGA
- a CDS encoding valine--tRNA ligase has product MGEEFKPIIAEKRWDRAEESKIIESWWSEGVYKFNYDPNDDRPVIVFDTPPPYASGPWNVGNLAHYMQIDMVARYFRMRGYNVLLPFYADRNGLPVEVQVERKFNLNIHEFASTPNGRLEFLKLCKAELDSVEKILVDGLIRGGCSFEYWPHGTDSPDYRRITQATFIELFKRGLIYEDERPVNWCPRCRTTLADAELEYKSDVAKLYYIKFKVHETGEDIIIATTRPELLAACSIVIYNPLDDRYKRLRGLHAVVPIYGQIVPIVERGEAKPDFGTGLAMICSYGDNVDVKIFRDMGLEPRVIIDKDGRMNALSGFLKGLSVTEARTRIVEELRSLGLIVKVEDIIHERPVCWRCRTPIEFINSKEYFLKQLDFKEDLKRVSQLMTFYPEEHRRRLLDWIESISTDWPISKDRYYATEAPIWRCLNCGEILLPEPGRYYRPWIDEPPFQQCPKCNAPRDKLRGELKVLDTWFDSSISVLYVSRYGDDKLFNKLFPNAVRPQGYDIIRTWLYYSVLRVYQLMGKPAFKYVRISGMGLDEKGEAMHKSKGNVIDPEPYIKKYGVDAFRFWAASASKLGSDYRFSEQLIKTGSLFVTKLWNISRFISSFPRPSPSEIELRPLDKAMLSSLNMLLDKCISAYNSMDVYTPANEVYNFTWNIFASHYIEAVKSRAYNFDGKYPAEQQRASWYVLHEVLSNILRLLAPIMPIITDSIWRRLYSKRSIHAERIIDPRSDWNYPSKPLELLMNANSKIWNLKKSLGLSLSSPLKVEVKFSKDYADIIDELRDLHKLENYRLLESHGETIEFHY; this is encoded by the coding sequence ATTGGTGAAGAGTTTAAACCCATTATAGCCGAGAAGCGTTGGGATAGGGCTGAGGAATCTAAGATTATAGAGTCTTGGTGGTCTGAGGGGGTATACAAGTTCAATTATGATCCAAATGATGATAGGCCTGTAATAGTCTTCGACACGCCACCACCATATGCTTCAGGGCCATGGAATGTTGGAAACTTGGCTCATTACATGCAGATAGATATGGTGGCAAGATACTTTAGGATGAGGGGGTATAACGTTCTACTCCCCTTCTACGCTGATAGGAATGGTCTTCCAGTGGAGGTTCAAGTGGAGCGTAAATTCAATTTAAACATACATGAGTTTGCCTCAACACCTAACGGTAGATTGGAATTCTTGAAATTATGTAAGGCTGAACTTGATTCCGTGGAGAAGATTTTGGTTGATGGGTTAATTAGGGGTGGATGCAGCTTTGAGTATTGGCCTCATGGAACTGACAGTCCAGATTATAGGCGTATAACTCAAGCAACATTCATTGAATTGTTTAAGCGTGGACTCATATATGAGGATGAGAGGCCTGTAAATTGGTGTCCACGTTGTAGGACAACACTTGCGGATGCTGAGCTTGAGTATAAGTCTGATGTAGCTAAACTATACTACATTAAGTTTAAAGTTCATGAAACTGGTGAGGACATAATTATAGCCACAACTAGACCTGAACTTTTAGCTGCATGCTCCATAGTAATATACAATCCACTTGATGATAGGTATAAGAGGTTGCGGGGTCTCCATGCAGTGGTCCCAATCTATGGTCAAATAGTTCCAATAGTTGAGAGGGGGGAGGCTAAACCGGATTTTGGAACTGGGCTTGCCATGATATGTAGCTATGGTGATAATGTGGATGTAAAGATTTTTAGGGATATGGGTTTAGAGCCTAGGGTTATAATTGATAAGGATGGAAGGATGAATGCGCTTTCAGGATTCCTTAAAGGGCTGAGTGTTACAGAGGCTAGAACAAGGATTGTGGAGGAGCTTCGCTCATTGGGATTGATAGTTAAGGTTGAGGATATCATTCATGAACGTCCAGTTTGCTGGAGATGTAGAACCCCAATTGAATTCATAAATTCCAAGGAATACTTCCTCAAGCAATTGGATTTCAAGGAGGATTTGAAGAGGGTATCCCAGCTCATGACATTCTATCCTGAGGAGCATAGGAGGAGGCTTTTGGATTGGATTGAATCCATATCCACCGATTGGCCCATCAGTAAGGATAGATATTATGCCACTGAAGCCCCTATTTGGAGATGTCTTAATTGTGGTGAAATCCTATTGCCCGAGCCTGGAAGGTATTATAGGCCTTGGATCGATGAACCTCCATTCCAGCAATGCCCGAAATGTAATGCTCCTAGGGACAAGCTTAGGGGGGAGTTGAAGGTACTTGACACATGGTTTGATTCTTCCATAAGCGTCTTATATGTTTCAAGGTATGGTGATGATAAGCTATTCAATAAGCTTTTCCCAAATGCTGTTAGGCCCCAGGGTTATGATATCATTAGGACTTGGCTATACTACTCAGTTCTAAGAGTCTATCAATTGATGGGTAAGCCTGCATTCAAGTATGTTAGGATTAGTGGTATGGGTTTGGATGAGAAGGGGGAGGCTATGCATAAATCTAAGGGTAACGTTATAGATCCAGAGCCCTACATTAAGAAGTATGGTGTGGATGCATTTAGATTTTGGGCTGCCTCAGCCTCCAAACTTGGAAGCGACTATAGGTTTTCAGAACAGCTAATTAAAACTGGATCATTATTTGTTACCAAGCTTTGGAATATATCTAGATTCATATCATCATTCCCCCGCCCAAGTCCAAGTGAAATTGAACTTAGACCATTAGATAAGGCCATGCTCTCAAGTTTAAACATGCTCTTAGATAAATGTATATCTGCATATAATTCCATGGACGTCTACACGCCTGCAAATGAAGTTTACAATTTCACATGGAACATTTTCGCATCACATTATATTGAGGCTGTGAAGTCCAGAGCTTACAACTTCGATGGGAAATATCCAGCTGAGCAGCAGAGGGCTTCATGGTATGTTCTACATGAAGTTTTAAGCAATATCCTAAGATTGTTGGCTCCAATAATGCCAATAATAACGGACTCCATATGGAGGAGGCTCTATTCTAAGAGAAGCATACATGCCGAGAGAATTATAGATCCTAGGAGTGATTGGAATTATCCATCTAAACCTCTGGAATTGCTTATGAACGCTAATAGCAAGATATGGAATTTGAAGAAGAGTTTAGGGTTAAGCTTAAGTAGCCCACTAAAAGTTGAAGTAAAGTTTTCCAAGGATTATGCTGACATAATTGATGAGCTTAGGGATCTACATAAGCTGGAGAATTACAGGCTTCTCGAATCCCATGGGGAAACTATAGAATTCCATTACTAA
- a CDS encoding ABC transporter ATP-binding protein/permease, whose protein sequence is MRGKFPNTAERQRVEIKRTSRFSFSFKWYRLLKILKPYWKPFSISMILFFISTAISLLPPYITKEIIDRVLIPMSNLNLLVYYVVLLVVLQLIGTITSIGRRYIMTVISNRVTLDMRNDVYKNLMALSLDFYDRSMTGDIVARIFDYVRQINAFLTDGFPNLLTNILTLIGILIVVFALNLKLALISLLSVPIVLLSLWAYQKRAYFIFMRVWKATSNFMSHVTSIISSISLVKVLGRENVEIERFKRYAGEIYDANIDLAKLNIPFSEAINYIMSLSQVIVMFIGGFMVINGETTIGTITAVLSYLSRIYGSIQFLGTFSTQYVQAETAYEKILEVLEVKPSVSESPDAVDVNIRGRIEVEDVYFSYIKGNPVLRGLSLKIEPGEVVGIVGPNGAGKTTLVRLLTRLYDPERGRILYDGVDLRKIRFRSLKDQVVMVSQEPLLLPGSIALNIAYGSRNVKPIDVIRASKMSYAHNFIMRLPLAYDTDIGEAGRRLSGGQKQMVCIARALIKVPPVLILDEATSNVTIELEQMIINNVLGFTRDSTLIIISHRPTLIKYVNRLIEVDYGRIVNELEGQLKERPNFDVDKIVSVLDPKSIHIELNESSLNVKLGEGRIIEGVAARLPFPLSYPNMVILYDSKGGEVGIIEDYTRMDDESINALKMHLQKEYNFINVKKIVKILPLGGLGGGMGRPMGGRGRTGNVLLIFEGENGEIMQEVVPTNMITISGEKVTIPTPQRFYIINMKNLSKTVRNGLRSLALQSENPWEHLEKAYSNQPETKR, encoded by the coding sequence ATGAGGGGGAAATTTCCCAATACTGCGGAACGGCAACGTGTGGAAATAAAAAGGACGTCTAGGTTTAGCTTTAGCTTCAAATGGTATAGGCTACTTAAGATTTTAAAACCCTATTGGAAGCCTTTCTCCATAAGTATGATTCTATTTTTCATTTCAACGGCTATTAGTCTCCTACCTCCATATATCACCAAGGAGATTATAGACCGTGTCTTGATACCCATGAGCAACCTAAATCTCCTCGTATACTATGTTGTTCTTCTAGTGGTTTTGCAACTGATTGGAACTATTACTTCCATTGGTAGAAGATACATTATGACTGTTATTAGTAACAGGGTTACATTGGATATGAGGAATGATGTTTATAAAAATTTGATGGCTTTAAGCCTGGACTTTTATGATAGAAGCATGACGGGAGATATTGTCGCAAGAATCTTTGATTATGTTAGGCAAATTAACGCCTTCCTAACCGATGGCTTCCCCAACTTACTAACGAATATATTAACGTTAATTGGAATACTTATAGTGGTTTTTGCATTAAACTTGAAATTAGCTTTAATCTCTCTACTCTCCGTCCCAATAGTACTATTAAGCTTATGGGCATATCAAAAGAGGGCCTACTTCATATTTATGAGGGTTTGGAAGGCTACCTCAAACTTCATGTCTCATGTCACCTCCATAATTTCATCCATAAGCCTCGTCAAAGTTCTTGGAAGAGAAAACGTTGAAATTGAGCGTTTCAAGAGATATGCTGGGGAAATTTACGATGCAAATATAGATCTAGCTAAATTGAATATACCATTCTCTGAGGCTATAAATTACATAATGAGCCTCTCTCAGGTAATTGTGATGTTTATAGGTGGATTTATGGTTATTAATGGGGAAACCACCATTGGAACCATAACAGCAGTTCTCAGCTATCTCTCAAGAATTTATGGTTCAATTCAGTTTCTAGGCACCTTCTCAACCCAGTATGTGCAAGCTGAAACAGCCTATGAAAAGATCTTGGAAGTTCTCGAGGTTAAGCCATCAGTTTCCGAGTCACCTGACGCTGTGGATGTTAATATTAGAGGTAGAATTGAAGTGGAGGATGTATACTTCTCCTATATTAAGGGGAATCCCGTTCTTAGGGGGTTATCCCTAAAGATAGAGCCAGGGGAGGTTGTTGGAATAGTTGGACCTAACGGTGCTGGAAAAACTACTCTCGTAAGACTTTTAACACGCCTCTACGATCCTGAAAGGGGACGGATTCTTTATGATGGGGTAGATTTACGGAAGATAAGGTTTAGATCTCTTAAGGATCAAGTTGTAATGGTATCCCAGGAGCCATTGCTTCTACCCGGTTCAATTGCTCTAAACATAGCCTATGGATCTAGAAATGTGAAACCGATAGATGTTATTAGAGCTTCCAAGATGAGTTATGCTCATAACTTCATAATGCGCTTACCACTAGCCTACGATACCGATATAGGAGAGGCGGGAAGGAGGCTCTCAGGGGGGCAAAAGCAAATGGTCTGCATTGCCAGAGCATTAATTAAAGTGCCTCCGGTACTAATTCTGGATGAAGCCACTTCCAATGTAACCATTGAGTTGGAGCAAATGATAATAAACAACGTTTTAGGATTTACAAGAGATTCAACATTGATAATAATATCCCATAGACCTACTTTAATAAAATATGTGAATAGATTGATTGAAGTGGATTATGGTAGAATCGTAAATGAGTTAGAGGGGCAGCTCAAGGAGAGACCTAACTTCGACGTTGATAAGATAGTAAGTGTCCTAGACCCAAAATCCATTCATATTGAACTTAATGAATCAAGTTTAAATGTAAAGCTTGGTGAAGGAAGAATTATTGAGGGAGTTGCAGCTAGACTTCCATTTCCATTATCATATCCAAATATGGTGATCCTCTACGACTCTAAGGGAGGGGAAGTTGGAATAATAGAGGATTATACCCGTATGGATGATGAAAGCATAAACGCATTAAAGATGCATCTGCAGAAGGAATACAACTTCATAAATGTTAAGAAAATAGTTAAGATACTCCCACTGGGCGGGCTGGGTGGCGGAATGGGGCGTCCTATGGGAGGGCGTGGGAGAACTGGAAATGTGCTGTTGATTTTTGAGGGGGAGAATGGGGAAATTATGCAGGAGGTTGTTCCAACCAACATGATAACAATTAGCGGTGAAAAAGTCACCATACCAACCCCTCAAAGGTTTTACATAATTAACATGAAGAACTTAAGCAAAACCGTGAGAAACGGTTTACGCTCATTAGCTTTACAATCAGAAAATCCATGGGAACATTTAGAAAAAGCTTATTCAAATCAACCTGAAACCAAGAGATAA
- a CDS encoding chloride channel protein gives MTFCCGRFLELEKYWLLPILLGFVIGLAVFVMVCIYRILNYASLLIVNFDPIFIFASTVIAILSGYLTVKFFADSRECGCGTELVIERYHHKSGFVSLRDTVSKTLASAITIGFGGSAGLEGPSLLLGGGISSFITRRLGLSQKDVKALFLCGAAAGFSAIFKAPLTGILFALEIPYRRDVETEVFVPASIASVTAYFTSAMTLGTETIFSSSTLVTPTFPTLMHAISIGVLTAFVALAFMGIFEKMHALSRWLSMRIPSLLMCVFAGLILGLIGFFHPEVLGLGYDFIHKIITTDLGRLSITTLIAVLILKILATSLTLNFGGSGGLFVPSIYVGGTLGLIYAQIMGLEPTILYVTLAMSALLAATSKSLLTSISLIAETVGPSSIILALISSSISYFLTGSRSFYKSQLLSKVDAGIPHASMDKHSF, from the coding sequence TTGACGTTTTGCTGTGGAAGATTTCTTGAGTTGGAAAAGTATTGGCTTTTGCCTATACTCTTAGGTTTTGTGATTGGTTTAGCTGTATTTGTCATGGTCTGCATATATAGAATCTTAAACTATGCTTCACTGTTGATAGTAAATTTTGATCCAATTTTCATTTTCGCCTCCACGGTTATCGCAATTCTTAGTGGATACTTGACTGTAAAATTCTTTGCAGATAGTAGGGAGTGCGGATGTGGAACTGAACTTGTAATTGAGAGGTATCATCATAAAAGCGGCTTTGTAAGTTTGAGGGATACTGTAAGTAAAACTCTGGCTTCAGCAATAACCATAGGTTTTGGTGGAAGTGCAGGGTTGGAGGGGCCGAGCCTCCTACTTGGAGGTGGAATTTCCTCTTTCATTACTAGAAGGCTGGGGTTAAGCCAGAAAGATGTGAAGGCCTTGTTTTTATGTGGTGCGGCTGCAGGGTTCTCAGCCATATTTAAAGCTCCATTAACTGGAATATTATTTGCACTTGAGATACCATATAGGAGGGATGTTGAAACTGAAGTTTTCGTTCCAGCTTCAATAGCTTCAGTTACCGCTTACTTCACTTCAGCCATGACTCTTGGGACTGAAACTATTTTCTCATCATCCACACTTGTAACGCCAACTTTCCCCACACTTATGCATGCAATCTCTATAGGTGTTTTGACGGCCTTTGTTGCTTTGGCATTTATGGGAATATTTGAGAAAATGCATGCTTTGAGCAGGTGGCTGTCCATGAGAATCCCCTCACTTTTAATGTGTGTATTTGCTGGATTGATTCTTGGCTTAATAGGGTTTTTTCATCCAGAAGTTCTTGGGCTTGGCTATGATTTCATCCACAAGATAATTACAACGGATTTGGGGCGCTTATCCATTACAACTTTAATTGCAGTTTTAATACTCAAAATTTTAGCCACAAGTCTAACCTTGAATTTCGGTGGGAGTGGTGGGCTTTTCGTTCCATCAATTTATGTTGGTGGAACCCTTGGGCTGATTTATGCGCAGATAATGGGACTCGAACCAACAATCTTATATGTAACATTGGCTATGAGCGCACTACTGGCTGCAACAAGTAAGAGCTTATTGACAAGCATATCCCTAATCGCTGAAACTGTAGGTCCAAGCTCCATAATACTTGCATTAATCTCCTCCTCAATAAGTTACTTCCTCACAGGAAGTAGATCTTTCTATAAAAGTCAACTTCTAAGCAAAGTTGATGCTGGCATACCCCATGCTTCCATGGATAAGCATTCTTTTTAA